A stretch of the Natribaculum luteum genome encodes the following:
- a CDS encoding DASH family cryptochrome → MDTAVVWFRDDLRVTDNPTLADAVTTADEIVPVYVVDPHERGETRYGTEKLGTHRARFRRESLLELRAALRERGGELFVRQGRPETVVPDIAGRVDADAVYAQTKPATEERKVEDSVRAALPDEIAFEHRWTHTLYHVSDLPTSYERMGETFTPWRKEIERECSIREPVEPPKSISTPALPAGGVPTLSDLGLETPPEDERTVLAFEGGESAGKRRLEAYFWEGDHLREYKETRNGMLGADYSSKFSPWLAAGCLSPRWIYDEVRRYEAERVSNEDTYWLVYELLWRDFFQFQFCKYGAQFFHPNGIRDIEKAWEHDRETFERWVNGETGIPFVDANMRELNRTGYMSNRGRQNVASFLADALGIDWRWGAAYFEERLVDYDVASNWGNWAYQAGVGNDSRDNYFDVLSQAEYYDADGEYVTTWLPELEGLPSAFVHQPWRLSDEQQATYGVELGVDYPRPMIDIEARYEELDS, encoded by the coding sequence ATGGATACCGCCGTCGTCTGGTTTCGAGACGATCTCCGAGTCACGGACAATCCGACGCTCGCCGATGCGGTCACCACGGCAGACGAAATCGTGCCGGTCTACGTCGTCGATCCGCACGAGCGCGGCGAGACACGCTACGGGACCGAAAAGCTCGGCACTCACCGCGCCAGATTCCGCCGCGAGTCACTGCTCGAGTTACGGGCGGCGCTCCGAGAGCGAGGGGGCGAGTTGTTCGTCAGGCAGGGCCGTCCGGAGACAGTCGTTCCCGACATCGCGGGTCGCGTCGACGCCGATGCCGTGTACGCACAAACGAAACCGGCGACGGAGGAACGCAAGGTGGAAGACAGTGTTCGAGCGGCACTTCCCGACGAGATCGCCTTCGAGCACCGGTGGACGCATACGCTGTATCACGTCTCTGATCTCCCGACGTCATACGAGCGGATGGGGGAGACGTTCACGCCGTGGCGCAAAGAGATTGAACGCGAGTGTTCGATTCGAGAGCCCGTCGAACCACCGAAATCGATTTCCACGCCAGCCTTGCCCGCCGGCGGTGTACCGACGCTGTCGGACCTCGGACTCGAGACGCCGCCCGAGGACGAACGTACAGTGCTCGCCTTCGAGGGAGGCGAATCAGCCGGCAAGCGCCGCCTCGAGGCATATTTCTGGGAAGGAGATCACCTCAGAGAGTACAAAGAGACCCGAAACGGGATGCTGGGGGCAGACTACTCCTCGAAGTTCTCGCCGTGGCTGGCGGCAGGGTGTCTCTCGCCACGGTGGATCTATGACGAGGTCCGTCGCTACGAGGCCGAACGAGTCTCGAACGAGGACACCTACTGGCTCGTCTACGAGTTACTGTGGCGTGACTTCTTCCAGTTCCAGTTTTGTAAATACGGCGCACAGTTTTTCCATCCCAACGGAATCCGGGACATCGAAAAAGCGTGGGAGCACGACCGGGAGACGTTCGAGCGGTGGGTGAACGGCGAGACGGGGATTCCGTTCGTCGATGCGAACATGCGCGAGCTAAACCGGACGGGATACATGTCCAATCGTGGCCGCCAGAACGTCGCCTCGTTTCTCGCCGACGCACTTGGTATCGACTGGCGCTGGGGAGCAGCATACTTCGAGGAACGACTCGTTGACTACGACGTCGCCTCGAACTGGGGGAACTGGGCCTACCAGGCCGGCGTGGGAAACGACTCCCGTGACAATTACTTCGACGTCCTCTCACAGGCCGAATACTACGACGCCGACGGCGAGTACGTGACGACTTGGCTGCCCGAACTCGAGGGACTTCCCTCGGCGTTCGTCCACCAGCCCTGGCGACTGAGCGACGAGCAACAGGCCACCTACGGCGTCGAACTCGGCGTCGACTACCCGCGGCCGATGATCGACATCGAGGCACGCTACGAAGAACTGGATAGCTGA